One segment of Theobroma cacao cultivar B97-61/B2 chromosome 9, Criollo_cocoa_genome_V2, whole genome shotgun sequence DNA contains the following:
- the LOC108663229 gene encoding uncharacterized protein LOC108663229, producing the protein MLSPPVLVPLVVGRPLLLNLTVNEGSMGCVLGQYDETGKKERVVYYLSKKFTEYESKYSSLEKMCCALAWMAHRLRQYMLYHTTWLIAKLDPIKYVFEKPSLSGRVARWQVLLSEYDIVYVSQKAIKGSTITDFLAEMVEKDYEPMEFEFSDEDLMLICQTSGEKSEKEN; encoded by the coding sequence ATGTTGAGTCCGCCAGTATTGGTACCACTTGTGGTCGGGAGACCCCTCCTCTTAAACCTGACGGTAAATGAAGGATCCATGGGATGTGTGTTAGGACAGTATGATGAAACTGGTAAGAAAGAAAGGGTAGTTTACTACTTGAGTAAAAAGTTCACTGAATACGAGTCCAAGTATTCCTCGTTGGAAAAGATGTGTTGTGCTTTAGCATGGATGGCGCATCGACTCAGGCAGTACATGCTATATCATACCACTTGGCTCATTGCGAAGTTGGATCCTATTAAATACGTCTTCGAGAAACCCTCCTTATCAGGTAGAGTGGCAAGATGGCAAGTGTTATTGTCTGAATATGATATTGTATATGTGTCCCAAAAAGCTATCAAAGGAAGTACAATCACGGATTTTCTTGCAGAAATGGTGGAAAAGGATTATGAACCAATGGAGTTTGAGTTTTCGGATGAGGACTTGATGTTAATATGCCAAACAAGTGGAGAGAAATcggagaaagaaaattag
- the LOC108663230 gene encoding uncharacterized protein Mb2253c-like has translation MFFDGASNALGHGIGVVLVSPEGDHYLVIAKLNFYCTNNVAEYEACVMGLQAAIERKIRILEVYGDSALVIYQLRGEWETRDSKLVRYDKYVSKLIENFDKICFTHLPREENQMADALATLAAMFKVGTNVKIQPIMINLRECPAHCSNVKKEIDRKPWYDDIVHYLKFQ, from the coding sequence ATGTTTTTCGACGGAGCTTCGAATGCCTTGGGGCATGGCATAGGGGTCGTGTTAGTGTCACCAGAAGGAGATCATTATCTCGTCATAGCTAAACTCAACTTCTATTGCACCAATAATGTGGCTGAATATGAAGCTTGTGTCATGGGTCTTCAGGCAGCAATCGAGAGGAAAATTCGTATTTTGGAAGTGTATGGGGACTctgctttggttatttatcAATTACGAGGAGAATGGGAGACACGTGACTCGAAGTTAGTCCGATATGACAAGTATGTTTCAAAgctaattgaaaattttgataagattTGCTTCACCCATTTGCCCCGAGAGGAGAACCAAATGGCCGATGCATTAGCCACGTTGGCGGCAATGTTCAAAGTTGGTACCAATGTCAAGATTCAACCCATCATGATTAATCTTCGAGAGTGCCCCGCACACTGCTCCaatgtaaaaaaagaaatagatagGAAACCGTGGTACGATGATATTGTTCATTATCTCAAGTTTCAGTAG